One part of the Andrena cerasifolii isolate SP2316 chromosome 4, iyAndCera1_principal, whole genome shotgun sequence genome encodes these proteins:
- the Ppd3 gene encoding protein phosphatase D3 isoform X1 translates to MEHHEGDAESWEMVVALRMKEKSGGELKEIGGLHYIGFAVGDMHACMHHLNHQDYVMAIDLYGKAIDLNPSVAVYYGNRSFAYLKTECFGYALTDASKAIELDKNYVKGYYRRAAAHMSLGKFKLALKDYKTVTTARPNDKDAMMKYSECSKILKKLAFEKAISVDENKKNIADMINLETMAIEDEYTGPKLEDDKITLEFMQDLLEWYKKQNKLHRKYAFKILLDVKAWFIAQPSLVDITIPEDSKFTICGDIHGQYYDLLNIFELNGLPSETNPYLFNGDFVDRGSFSVECIFTLFGFKLLYPNHFFMSRGNHESATMNQMYGFDGEVKAKYSAQMAELFTEVYNWLPLAHCLNNRVLVMHGGLFSRDDVTLQEIRDIDRNRQPPEEGLMCELLWSDPQPQPGRAPSKRGVGVQFGPDVTQNFLAMNNLDYVIRSHEVKHDGYEICHDGKCITVFSAPNYCDTMGNRGAFITLTGKDMEPYFTPYKAVPHPNVRPMAYANSLLKFMC, encoded by the exons ATGGAACACCATGAAGGAGACGCTGAATCGTGGGAGATGGTCGTTGCATTACGAATGAAGGAGAAATCGGGTGGAGAATTGAAGGAAATAGGAGGCCTGCATTATATCGGATTCGCAGTCGGCGATATGCACGCGTGCATGCATCATTTGAATC ATCAAGACTATGTCATGGCCATAGATTTATACGGCAAGGCGATAGATTTGAACCCCTCAGTGGCTGTATACTACGGGAACAGGAGCTTCGCTTATTTAAAGACGGAATGCTTCGGATACGCGCTGACGGACGCGTCGAAAGCCATCGAGTTAGATAAGAATTACGTGAAAGGGTATTACCGCAGAGCGGCGGCTCATATGTCACTGGGCAAGTTTAAGCTAGCTCTTAAGGATTACAAAACTGTTACTACAGCGAGACCAAATGATAAGGATGCGATgatgaaatattcagaatgtagtaaaatattaaaaaagttggCCTTCGAGAAAGCGATCTCGGTGGACGAGAACAAGAAGAATATAGCTGACATGATTAACTTAGAAACTATGG CTATCGAAGATGAATATACAGGGCCTAAACTCGAGGACGATAAGATTACTTTAGAGTTCATGCAAGACTTACTAGAATGGTACAAGAAGCAGAATAAATTACACCGCAAATATGCTTTCAAGATTCTTTTAGACGTGAAAGCATGGTTCATAGCGCAGCCAAGTTTAGTCGATATTACGATACCCGAAGATAGTAAATTTACCATTTGCGGGGATATACATGGACAGTACTATgatttacttaatatatttgaGTTAAATGGATTACCATCGGAAACCAATCCATAC TTATTTAATGGAGACTTTGTAGATAGAGGCTCATTTTCTGTAGAATGTATATTCACTTTATTTGGATTCAAATTATTATATCCGAATCACTTTTTCATGTCCAGAG GTAACCACGAGTCTGCGACAATGAATCAAATGTATGGATTCGACGGCGAGGTGAAAGCGAAATATTCTGCTCAAATGGCAGAACTGTTTACAGAGGTTTACAACTGGCTCCCTCTCGCCCATTGTCTTAACAACAGAGTACTT GTAATGCATGGTGGTCTGTTTTCAAGGGATGATGTAACATTACAAGAAATTCGGGATATTGATAGGAACAGACAACCACCAGAGGAAGGATTAATGTGCGAATTATTGTGGTCAGATCCGCAGCCTCAACCTGGACGAGCGCCCAGTAAGAGAGGAGTTGGCGTTCAGTTTGGGCCTGATGTTACGCAAAATTTCCTTGCCATGAACAATCTTGATTACGTCATAAGGAGTCACGAAGTGAAGCATGATGGATATGAAATCTGTCACGACGGGAAGTGTATCACCGTGTTCTCTGCTCCAAATTATTG TGATACCATGGGTAACCGGGGTGCCTTTATTACACTTACGGGCAAAGACATGGAACCCTATTTCACGCCGTATAAAGCAGTG CCTCATCCGAATGTAAGGCCAATGGCGTATGCTAACTCTCTACTAAAATTCATGTGCTAG
- the Ppd3 gene encoding protein phosphatase D3 isoform X2, whose protein sequence is MSENAEIRGVISPEDAAKAEKFKEDANEYFKNQDYVMAIDLYGKAIDLNPSVAVYYGNRSFAYLKTECFGYALTDASKAIELDKNYVKGYYRRAAAHMSLGKFKLALKDYKTVTTARPNDKDAMMKYSECSKILKKLAFEKAISVDENKKNIADMINLETMAIEDEYTGPKLEDDKITLEFMQDLLEWYKKQNKLHRKYAFKILLDVKAWFIAQPSLVDITIPEDSKFTICGDIHGQYYDLLNIFELNGLPSETNPYLFNGDFVDRGSFSVECIFTLFGFKLLYPNHFFMSRGNHESATMNQMYGFDGEVKAKYSAQMAELFTEVYNWLPLAHCLNNRVLVMHGGLFSRDDVTLQEIRDIDRNRQPPEEGLMCELLWSDPQPQPGRAPSKRGVGVQFGPDVTQNFLAMNNLDYVIRSHEVKHDGYEICHDGKCITVFSAPNYCDTMGNRGAFITLTGKDMEPYFTPYKAVPHPNVRPMAYANSLLKFMC, encoded by the exons ATGAGTGAGAACGCAGAAATCAGGGGAGTAATATCGCCCGAAGATGCGGCCAAAGCGgaaaaatttaaagaagatGCAAACGAATACTTCAAAA ATCAAGACTATGTCATGGCCATAGATTTATACGGCAAGGCGATAGATTTGAACCCCTCAGTGGCTGTATACTACGGGAACAGGAGCTTCGCTTATTTAAAGACGGAATGCTTCGGATACGCGCTGACGGACGCGTCGAAAGCCATCGAGTTAGATAAGAATTACGTGAAAGGGTATTACCGCAGAGCGGCGGCTCATATGTCACTGGGCAAGTTTAAGCTAGCTCTTAAGGATTACAAAACTGTTACTACAGCGAGACCAAATGATAAGGATGCGATgatgaaatattcagaatgtagtaaaatattaaaaaagttggCCTTCGAGAAAGCGATCTCGGTGGACGAGAACAAGAAGAATATAGCTGACATGATTAACTTAGAAACTATGG CTATCGAAGATGAATATACAGGGCCTAAACTCGAGGACGATAAGATTACTTTAGAGTTCATGCAAGACTTACTAGAATGGTACAAGAAGCAGAATAAATTACACCGCAAATATGCTTTCAAGATTCTTTTAGACGTGAAAGCATGGTTCATAGCGCAGCCAAGTTTAGTCGATATTACGATACCCGAAGATAGTAAATTTACCATTTGCGGGGATATACATGGACAGTACTATgatttacttaatatatttgaGTTAAATGGATTACCATCGGAAACCAATCCATAC TTATTTAATGGAGACTTTGTAGATAGAGGCTCATTTTCTGTAGAATGTATATTCACTTTATTTGGATTCAAATTATTATATCCGAATCACTTTTTCATGTCCAGAG GTAACCACGAGTCTGCGACAATGAATCAAATGTATGGATTCGACGGCGAGGTGAAAGCGAAATATTCTGCTCAAATGGCAGAACTGTTTACAGAGGTTTACAACTGGCTCCCTCTCGCCCATTGTCTTAACAACAGAGTACTT GTAATGCATGGTGGTCTGTTTTCAAGGGATGATGTAACATTACAAGAAATTCGGGATATTGATAGGAACAGACAACCACCAGAGGAAGGATTAATGTGCGAATTATTGTGGTCAGATCCGCAGCCTCAACCTGGACGAGCGCCCAGTAAGAGAGGAGTTGGCGTTCAGTTTGGGCCTGATGTTACGCAAAATTTCCTTGCCATGAACAATCTTGATTACGTCATAAGGAGTCACGAAGTGAAGCATGATGGATATGAAATCTGTCACGACGGGAAGTGTATCACCGTGTTCTCTGCTCCAAATTATTG TGATACCATGGGTAACCGGGGTGCCTTTATTACACTTACGGGCAAAGACATGGAACCCTATTTCACGCCGTATAAAGCAGTG CCTCATCCGAATGTAAGGCCAATGGCGTATGCTAACTCTCTACTAAAATTCATGTGCTAG
- the Idi gene encoding isopentenyl-diphosphate delta isomerase → MMAKTIKEACAAARRLTSAVRSFGSAQTAPLQEAALEERCILVDESDKPLGEATKRDCHTVNSDGQVLLHRAFSVFLFNSKGELLLQQRSANKITFPSYYTNTCCSHPLAEIPGETEEHEALGIRRAARRRLSYELGIPSSQVQPSDFLYLTRIHYHAANGYWGEHEIDYVLFMQKDNVTLNPNPDEVSELQWVPRSGINQFVNNLSSPLTPWFELILKHKLPLWWDNLHALEKMQDHKTIHRFI, encoded by the exons ATGATGGCTAAGACGATCAAGGAAGCGTGCGCCGCTGCACGAAGGCTGACATCCGCGGTGAGAAGTTTCGGCAGCGCTCAAACAGCTCCTTTGCAGGAAGCTGCTTTAGAGGAGCGTTGTATCCTCGTTGACGAATCAGACAAACCCCTTGGCGAAGCTACGAAGCGAGACTGTCACACCGTCAATTCGGACGGGCAAGTGCTCCTCCACAGAGCGTTCAGTGTTTTCCTTTTTAACAGTAAAGGAGAATTACTGCTTCAACAGCGCTCCGCTAATAAG ATAACATTCCCAAGCTATTATACGAACACTTGCTGTAGTCATCCTTTGGCTGAGATTCCTGGCGAAACCGAGGAGCACGAGGCGTTGGGAATCCGAAGAGCAGCTAGGAGAAGGCTTAGTTACGAATTAGGAATTCCATCCTCGCAAGTTCAGCCGTCAGATTTTTTATACCTGACAAGAATTCATTACCATGCTGCGAATGGTTATTGGGGTGAACATGAAATAGATTACGTGTTGTTTATGCAGAAAGACAATGTAACTTTGAATCCAAACCCCGACGAAGTCAGCGAGCTTCAGTGGGTGCCAAGGTCTGGAATCAATCAGTTTGTGAACAACCTTAGTTCTCCATTGACTCCGTGGTTCGAGTTGAtccttaaacataaattgccaCTGTGGTGGGACAATCTGCACGCGTTAGAAAAGATGCAGGATCACAAAACCATACAtagatttatataa
- the Ppd3 gene encoding protein phosphatase D3 isoform X4: protein MFRFECHDQDYVMAIDLYGKAIDLNPSVAVYYGNRSFAYLKTECFGYALTDASKAIELDKNYVKGYYRRAAAHMSLGKFKLALKDYKTVTTARPNDKDAMMKYSECSKILKKLAFEKAISVDENKKNIADMINLETMAIEDEYTGPKLEDDKITLEFMQDLLEWYKKQNKLHRKYAFKILLDVKAWFIAQPSLVDITIPEDSKFTICGDIHGQYYDLLNIFELNGLPSETNPYLFNGDFVDRGSFSVECIFTLFGFKLLYPNHFFMSRGNHESATMNQMYGFDGEVKAKYSAQMAELFTEVYNWLPLAHCLNNRVLVMHGGLFSRDDVTLQEIRDIDRNRQPPEEGLMCELLWSDPQPQPGRAPSKRGVGVQFGPDVTQNFLAMNNLDYVIRSHEVKHDGYEICHDGKCITVFSAPNYCDTMGNRGAFITLTGKDMEPYFTPYKAVPHPNVRPMAYANSLLKFMC, encoded by the exons ATGTTTCGTTTCGAGTGTCATG ATCAAGACTATGTCATGGCCATAGATTTATACGGCAAGGCGATAGATTTGAACCCCTCAGTGGCTGTATACTACGGGAACAGGAGCTTCGCTTATTTAAAGACGGAATGCTTCGGATACGCGCTGACGGACGCGTCGAAAGCCATCGAGTTAGATAAGAATTACGTGAAAGGGTATTACCGCAGAGCGGCGGCTCATATGTCACTGGGCAAGTTTAAGCTAGCTCTTAAGGATTACAAAACTGTTACTACAGCGAGACCAAATGATAAGGATGCGATgatgaaatattcagaatgtagtaaaatattaaaaaagttggCCTTCGAGAAAGCGATCTCGGTGGACGAGAACAAGAAGAATATAGCTGACATGATTAACTTAGAAACTATGG CTATCGAAGATGAATATACAGGGCCTAAACTCGAGGACGATAAGATTACTTTAGAGTTCATGCAAGACTTACTAGAATGGTACAAGAAGCAGAATAAATTACACCGCAAATATGCTTTCAAGATTCTTTTAGACGTGAAAGCATGGTTCATAGCGCAGCCAAGTTTAGTCGATATTACGATACCCGAAGATAGTAAATTTACCATTTGCGGGGATATACATGGACAGTACTATgatttacttaatatatttgaGTTAAATGGATTACCATCGGAAACCAATCCATAC TTATTTAATGGAGACTTTGTAGATAGAGGCTCATTTTCTGTAGAATGTATATTCACTTTATTTGGATTCAAATTATTATATCCGAATCACTTTTTCATGTCCAGAG GTAACCACGAGTCTGCGACAATGAATCAAATGTATGGATTCGACGGCGAGGTGAAAGCGAAATATTCTGCTCAAATGGCAGAACTGTTTACAGAGGTTTACAACTGGCTCCCTCTCGCCCATTGTCTTAACAACAGAGTACTT GTAATGCATGGTGGTCTGTTTTCAAGGGATGATGTAACATTACAAGAAATTCGGGATATTGATAGGAACAGACAACCACCAGAGGAAGGATTAATGTGCGAATTATTGTGGTCAGATCCGCAGCCTCAACCTGGACGAGCGCCCAGTAAGAGAGGAGTTGGCGTTCAGTTTGGGCCTGATGTTACGCAAAATTTCCTTGCCATGAACAATCTTGATTACGTCATAAGGAGTCACGAAGTGAAGCATGATGGATATGAAATCTGTCACGACGGGAAGTGTATCACCGTGTTCTCTGCTCCAAATTATTG TGATACCATGGGTAACCGGGGTGCCTTTATTACACTTACGGGCAAAGACATGGAACCCTATTTCACGCCGTATAAAGCAGTG CCTCATCCGAATGTAAGGCCAATGGCGTATGCTAACTCTCTACTAAAATTCATGTGCTAG
- the Ppd3 gene encoding protein phosphatase D3 isoform X3, whose translation MEHHEGDAESWEMVVALRMKEKSDQDYVMAIDLYGKAIDLNPSVAVYYGNRSFAYLKTECFGYALTDASKAIELDKNYVKGYYRRAAAHMSLGKFKLALKDYKTVTTARPNDKDAMMKYSECSKILKKLAFEKAISVDENKKNIADMINLETMAIEDEYTGPKLEDDKITLEFMQDLLEWYKKQNKLHRKYAFKILLDVKAWFIAQPSLVDITIPEDSKFTICGDIHGQYYDLLNIFELNGLPSETNPYLFNGDFVDRGSFSVECIFTLFGFKLLYPNHFFMSRGNHESATMNQMYGFDGEVKAKYSAQMAELFTEVYNWLPLAHCLNNRVLVMHGGLFSRDDVTLQEIRDIDRNRQPPEEGLMCELLWSDPQPQPGRAPSKRGVGVQFGPDVTQNFLAMNNLDYVIRSHEVKHDGYEICHDGKCITVFSAPNYCDTMGNRGAFITLTGKDMEPYFTPYKAVPHPNVRPMAYANSLLKFMC comes from the exons ATGGAACACCATGAAGGAGACGCTGAATCGTGGGAGATGGTCGTTGCATTACGAATGAAGGAGAAATCGG ATCAAGACTATGTCATGGCCATAGATTTATACGGCAAGGCGATAGATTTGAACCCCTCAGTGGCTGTATACTACGGGAACAGGAGCTTCGCTTATTTAAAGACGGAATGCTTCGGATACGCGCTGACGGACGCGTCGAAAGCCATCGAGTTAGATAAGAATTACGTGAAAGGGTATTACCGCAGAGCGGCGGCTCATATGTCACTGGGCAAGTTTAAGCTAGCTCTTAAGGATTACAAAACTGTTACTACAGCGAGACCAAATGATAAGGATGCGATgatgaaatattcagaatgtagtaaaatattaaaaaagttggCCTTCGAGAAAGCGATCTCGGTGGACGAGAACAAGAAGAATATAGCTGACATGATTAACTTAGAAACTATGG CTATCGAAGATGAATATACAGGGCCTAAACTCGAGGACGATAAGATTACTTTAGAGTTCATGCAAGACTTACTAGAATGGTACAAGAAGCAGAATAAATTACACCGCAAATATGCTTTCAAGATTCTTTTAGACGTGAAAGCATGGTTCATAGCGCAGCCAAGTTTAGTCGATATTACGATACCCGAAGATAGTAAATTTACCATTTGCGGGGATATACATGGACAGTACTATgatttacttaatatatttgaGTTAAATGGATTACCATCGGAAACCAATCCATAC TTATTTAATGGAGACTTTGTAGATAGAGGCTCATTTTCTGTAGAATGTATATTCACTTTATTTGGATTCAAATTATTATATCCGAATCACTTTTTCATGTCCAGAG GTAACCACGAGTCTGCGACAATGAATCAAATGTATGGATTCGACGGCGAGGTGAAAGCGAAATATTCTGCTCAAATGGCAGAACTGTTTACAGAGGTTTACAACTGGCTCCCTCTCGCCCATTGTCTTAACAACAGAGTACTT GTAATGCATGGTGGTCTGTTTTCAAGGGATGATGTAACATTACAAGAAATTCGGGATATTGATAGGAACAGACAACCACCAGAGGAAGGATTAATGTGCGAATTATTGTGGTCAGATCCGCAGCCTCAACCTGGACGAGCGCCCAGTAAGAGAGGAGTTGGCGTTCAGTTTGGGCCTGATGTTACGCAAAATTTCCTTGCCATGAACAATCTTGATTACGTCATAAGGAGTCACGAAGTGAAGCATGATGGATATGAAATCTGTCACGACGGGAAGTGTATCACCGTGTTCTCTGCTCCAAATTATTG TGATACCATGGGTAACCGGGGTGCCTTTATTACACTTACGGGCAAAGACATGGAACCCTATTTCACGCCGTATAAAGCAGTG CCTCATCCGAATGTAAGGCCAATGGCGTATGCTAACTCTCTACTAAAATTCATGTGCTAG